Within Actinobaculum sp. 313, the genomic segment GGGCACGGTGTCAGGCCGGGCGGACGCCCAACGGCACTGTTTGGCACTGTGTCTCCCAACACCGCAAACCTCTTAACCACTTGAAACCCCTCAATTAGAGAAAGGACGACGATGTCCGTCCCAACAGTTGCAAAAGTCGATGTGTACCCCATAGCAGGCCGTGACTGCATGGAACTCAACCTGTCCGGAGCACATGGCCCGTACTTCACCCGCAATATCGTCATCATTGAAGATTCGTCCGGCAATGTCGGCGTCGGCGAAGTACCCGGTGGCGAGAAGATCACTCGCACCATTGAGGACGCCAAGCCACTTGTACTCGGGCGCTCGCTGGCCGAGTACAAGAACATTCTCGGCGAGGTTCAGGCCAAGTTCGCCGACCGCGACGTCGGCGGGCGTGGCCTACAGACCTTTGACCTGCGGACCACGGTGCACGCCGTAACCTGTATCGAAGCGGCTCTGCTCGACCTGCTGGGTCAATATCTGGGCGTTCCGGTTGCCGCCCTGCTGGGTGACGGCCAGGTACGTGACAAGGTGAAGACCCTCGGTTACCTGTTCTACGTCGGCGACCCGGATAAGACGAATCTGGAATACGTGCGCGAGAAGGACTCCGACGTCGACTGGTACCGGCTACGCCACGAGGAGGCGCTGACACCGGAAGCGATTGTGGCCTTTGCCGAGGCGACCGAGAAAAAGTACGGCTTCAAAGACTTCAAGCTCAAGGGCGGTGTGCTCGAAGGCAAGGAGGAGATGAAGGCTATCCTCGCCCTGAAAGAGCGCTTCCCGGATGCCCGCATCACCCTGGACCCGAACGGTGCCTGGTCCCTGAAGGAAGCCATCGAGCTCTGTAAGGACAAGGTGGGAATTCTCGCCTATGCGGAAGATCCGTGCGGCGCGGAGGAAGGCTTCTCGGGCCGGGAAATCTTGGCCGAGTTCCGCCGGGCCACCGGGCTGCCCACCGCGACCAACATGGTGGATACCGACTGGCGGCAGATGACGCATTCCATCGCTCTGCAGTCGGTGAGTATCCCGCTGGCCGACCCGCATTTCTGGACCATGCAGGGGTCAGTCCGGGTAGCGCAGTTGTGCCACGACATGGGTATGACGTGGGGGTGCCACTCCAACAACCACTTCGATGTGTCGCTGGCAATGATTGCCCACTGTGGTGCTGCGGCACCGGGTGAATATAACGCCTTGGACACCCACTGGATCTGGCAGGAGGGCCTGGAGCGCCTGACCAAGGATCCGCTGCAGATCGAGGGTGGCACGGTGACGATCCCGTCGAAGCCCGGCCTGGGTATCGAGCCGGATATGGATCAGATCCTGGCGGCTAACGAGCTGTACAAGGAGAAGGTTGAAGGATCGGGTGCACGTGACGATTCAATCGGCATGCAGTTCCTCATCCCCGGGTGGACCTTCGACAATAAGAAGCCAGCGCTGGTCCGCTGAGGCACAGGTCGGCCTCGAGGCGGTTGGGAAGGTAACTGCGACAACGAAACACAAGGGCCGTGGCTCCTTTTCCGCCGCCCGTATGCGGAACCTGGATCATCCGATTCGGATCTGTTCCCGTTTCCGCGTTCTGGTGGCCGGGGACTTCGCCGCTGCAGTCCCCGGCCACCCACATGCACCCGCCCGGCAACGGGTGTGCGGTGGTGGGTTGCGATGGCAGGCTGCGGCGACGGACGGGTTGCGGTGGTGCGGTCGGCGCGGTCGATCATGAACCCGAGACGGTAGGCCGCGCCGGGTGTATGGGCAAGAGGTGCTGGACCATGTAAGGAGCTGGCAGGTGTGCGGGAGCCGTGCCTGGTTGCGGGCGGGAGGCACATTCCGGTGGCAGCGGGCTAGGCTCGCCGCAGGAACAGCGAAGGAACTGCGAAGGAACTGCGACAGGGTGGCTGGCGTACCAGCGGCTGTCCTCGCCGTCGGATTCCGGAATGCTGGAAAGAGCGTGGGCTTGGCGCAGTTGAAAGCGTGGGCTCAGCGCAGTTGAAGTTGAAGTCGAATCCCGGAATGCTGGGAAGACGGGCCGGACTCACCTCAACCTGGAATCCGAGAGCTGTCTAGTCCCGGAATGCTGGGAAGACGTTCTACCCAGACGATCAGCCACCGGCCGAGAGGCGCCAAATCCCGGTATGCTGAGAGAACCGGGCCAGAATCGTTCCCATGGGCGGACGTACCTGTTACCTGTGGGTGGTAGCGTCGTCGCGGCATACACGTGCGAGACGGCCGGAAAACAAACGACCGAATCAAAGGATCGGACAACGAAGGAGTCGACCGTGAAGATTGTGTGTGCACCAGACAGTTTCAAAGAATCCATGAGTGCGGCCGAAGCCGCCGCCGCGTTGGCGGAGGGGGTGCACCGGGTCCTGCCCGAGGCGGAATGCGTGGAGATTCCCATGGCCGATGGTGGCGAGGGCTTCACCGAATCGCTGGCGGACGCCCTGGGTGCGCAGCGGTTGCAAGTGCCACTGCGGAACGGGCTCGGTGAAGATGCCGTCGGTATCATTGCCGCTACCGATAACCGGGCCATTTTGGAAGTGGCCGAGGCGGTGGGCCTGGGCATGGTGGAGCCAGAGCGCCGCCGAATCCGTGAGATGACCACGTATGGCGTGGGTCAACTCATTATCACCGCACTGGATGCAGGGGTGACGGAAATCCTCGTGGGGCTCGGCGGCTCTGGGACCAACGACGGCGGCGCCGGAATGTTGCGCGCTCTTGGCGTCCGTCTTCTTGACGCCGACGGCGCAGAACTGGACGGCAGCCCGTCGTCGTTAACCCGACTCGCCGCCATAGACGCCTCCGGCTTGGATCCGCGGATCCAGACGACGCGAATCCGTGTGGCCTGCGACGTCGATAATCCTTTGTTGGGTGAGCGTGGAGCGTCGGCGATCTACGGGCCGCAAAAAGGTGCCACACCCGAAGACGTGCAGTACTTGGACGGAGCCTTGCGAAATCTTGCAGACGTGGCCGGGCACCTGGACGGCCCGGCTTTGGCGGCCGGCGCGGGTGCGGCGGGAGGGCTGGGCTATGCCTTCACGGCCTTCTTGGGTGCGCAGCTCGAATCGGGTATTGATCTGGTCATCG encodes:
- a CDS encoding enolase C-terminal domain-like protein; the encoded protein is MSVPTVAKVDVYPIAGRDCMELNLSGAHGPYFTRNIVIIEDSSGNVGVGEVPGGEKITRTIEDAKPLVLGRSLAEYKNILGEVQAKFADRDVGGRGLQTFDLRTTVHAVTCIEAALLDLLGQYLGVPVAALLGDGQVRDKVKTLGYLFYVGDPDKTNLEYVREKDSDVDWYRLRHEEALTPEAIVAFAEATEKKYGFKDFKLKGGVLEGKEEMKAILALKERFPDARITLDPNGAWSLKEAIELCKDKVGILAYAEDPCGAEEGFSGREILAEFRRATGLPTATNMVDTDWRQMTHSIALQSVSIPLADPHFWTMQGSVRVAQLCHDMGMTWGCHSNNHFDVSLAMIAHCGAAAPGEYNALDTHWIWQEGLERLTKDPLQIEGGTVTIPSKPGLGIEPDMDQILAANELYKEKVEGSGARDDSIGMQFLIPGWTFDNKKPALVR
- a CDS encoding glycerate kinase, with the protein product MLREPGQNRSHGRTYLLPVGGSVVAAYTCETAGKQTTESKDRTTKESTVKIVCAPDSFKESMSAAEAAAALAEGVHRVLPEAECVEIPMADGGEGFTESLADALGAQRLQVPLRNGLGEDAVGIIAATDNRAILEVAEAVGLGMVEPERRRIREMTTYGVGQLIITALDAGVTEILVGLGGSGTNDGGAGMLRALGVRLLDADGAELDGSPSSLTRLAAIDASGLDPRIQTTRIRVACDVDNPLLGERGASAIYGPQKGATPEDVQYLDGALRNLADVAGHLDGPALAAGAGAAGGLGYAFTAFLGAQLESGIDLVIETVGLREAMEGADLVLTGEGAMDRQTLMGKTLSGVARAAQPAGVPIIAFAGKLGEGVAELYDHGFVGLIPTVAGVCTLDEALAAGRDNLADAAERTMRLLRVGAGLRALR